One genomic segment of Desulforamulus reducens MI-1 includes these proteins:
- a CDS encoding type II toxin-antitoxin system Phd/YefM family antitoxin yields the protein MDISTDCIVSISDANQNFSKVARLVDEKKKVIVMKNNKPRYLIIDFDDYEAQVLEEQRLNKIANDILEKNFNAFKRLAE from the coding sequence ATGGATATTAGCACGGATTGTATTGTAAGCATATCAGATGCCAATCAAAATTTTTCTAAGGTTGCTCGCCTAGTTGATGAAAAGAAAAAAGTAATTGTGATGAAAAATAATAAACCCCGTTATCTAATTATTGATTTTGATGACTACGAGGCCCAGGTATTAGAGGAACAGAGGCTTAATAAGATCGCGAATGATATTTTAGAAAAGAACTTTAATGCGTTTAAGAGGTTAGCTGAATGA
- a CDS encoding type II toxin-antitoxin system death-on-curing family toxin, with protein MKWLPIDYILKLHEKMILKTGGSPGVRDINLLLSAVFNAHASFGGQDLYPNIESKVAAVCHGIINNHPFVDGNKRMGIYLMLILLEYNDYHISYYEDELVDLGLAIAESILSKEYIARWIKEHNTTKMG; from the coding sequence ATGAAATGGTTGCCAATTGATTATATTCTAAAATTGCATGAAAAAATGATCCTAAAAACGGGTGGATCCCCAGGCGTACGAGATATTAACTTGCTCCTATCGGCCGTTTTTAATGCCCATGCTTCCTTTGGTGGACAGGATCTTTACCCTAACATAGAAAGTAAAGTCGCTGCTGTTTGCCATGGGATTATTAATAATCACCCATTCGTAGATGGAAATAAGAGAATGGGGATTTACTTAATGCTGATCTTGTTAGAGTATAACGATTATCACATATCGTACTACGAAGATGAGCTGGTAGACCTGGGCCTTGCCATTGCAGAGAGTATTTTGTCCAAGGAGTACATCGCTCGATGGATTAAAGAACATAACACTACAAAAATGGGATAA
- a CDS encoding magnesium chelatase domain-containing protein, giving the protein MATVINSFAIAGIDGYQVEVETVTMYGHPSITIVGLGDTAIKESRQRLEAAINYAGYEFPKMKIAINLAPGDIKKSGSHFDLSMAIGLLVGTNQAMVGREMLTGYGFIGELSFNAFLRPCGGVLPMAIAARDAGITKLIVPEENIREASLVQGIEVLGFNDLKSVVEYLEGRKAYEVPALKISDQTQVKKRVIDFQDVQGQDVLIQHIVVAAAGGHNILMSGSPGCGKSMIAKRMDTILPDMTEEEALEVLEGGTGSPSGTSNSSQKGTVPTYVNNLTN; this is encoded by the coding sequence ATGGCGACAGTAATTAACTCCTTTGCCATTGCCGGAATTGACGGTTATCAGGTAGAGGTAGAAACGGTAACCATGTATGGGCACCCCTCCATAACCATTGTAGGGCTTGGTGATACGGCTATTAAGGAATCCCGTCAGCGCTTGGAAGCAGCTATTAATTATGCTGGTTATGAATTTCCTAAAATGAAAATAGCTATTAATCTAGCCCCCGGGGATATTAAAAAAAGTGGCTCTCATTTTGATCTTAGCATGGCGATTGGACTTTTGGTTGGTACCAACCAGGCGATGGTTGGCAGGGAGATGTTAACTGGCTATGGCTTTATTGGAGAATTGTCTTTTAATGCTTTTTTGCGTCCCTGTGGTGGAGTATTGCCGATGGCTATTGCGGCCAGGGATGCAGGTATAACGAAACTAATTGTTCCTGAGGAAAATATAAGGGAAGCATCCCTCGTGCAAGGTATTGAAGTATTGGGTTTTAATGATCTAAAGTCAGTGGTTGAGTATCTCGAAGGCAGAAAAGCTTATGAGGTGCCGGCCTTGAAAATAAGTGACCAAACCCAGGTAAAAAAAAGAGTGATTGATTTTCAGGATGTACAGGGGCAAGATGTGTTGATCCAGCATATCGTTGTTGCTGCGGCCGGAGGGCATAACATACTGATGAGCGGATCCCCAGGCTGTGGCAAGTCTATGATCGCTAAAAGAATGGATACCATTCTTCCTGATATGACTGAGGAAGAAGCGCTTGAAGTGCTCGAGGGAGGAACCGGAAGCCCTTCCGGGACTTCCAATTCCTCCCAAAAGGGGACAGTCCCCACTTACGTTAATAACTTAACGAACTAA